A genomic stretch from Thunnus maccoyii chromosome 19, fThuMac1.1, whole genome shotgun sequence includes:
- the LOC121886179 gene encoding uncharacterized protein LOC121886179 produces MATLISNIPEKYKDITSKRLQISSGSPDVYQLRPKEEKFGTLTRKTVGEKNLNKKNKTILLVGETGTGKSTLINTLVNYTMGVKFEDNIWFEIVEREERSQSESQTSDVIVYEIFGFEDKTLPFSLTIIDTPGYGNTRGIEHDVIIRQRLFDLFRSVDGVHEIDAVGLVLKASENRVSERLMYIFDSVTSLFGKDLEENLVALITHSDATTPENALKALEAANIKCAKTEKKQPVHFLFNNNQTKQRTAEEQLALEFAWKVTERGMKQFTDFLKKSKPQKLITTVEVMNAHIRITACINNLQDRIQLIQLKQNEIQQTKEALKEHEQEMKKNEEFTVEVDEVYKEKVSIDGGMWGLFFYEAAVTCNICEENCHFPGCTMAWSPRDCEVMKGGRCTVCTGKCPASDHVKEKKNYVNKTRRVKKTKQLVKQKYEKNKSDHEQKKSLLENLQTEMDELESEKTQLLNEVYQHVEHLERIALNVNSLSTYVHLDFLIEKMGRIGKEKIQKLKEMAGRVDERTRATMWYMYGKLKAVKGATGEQHQTAV; encoded by the exons atggcaacact GATCAGTAACATCCCAGAAAAATACAAGGACATCACCTCCAAAAGACTTCAGATCTCTTCAGGATCTCCTGATGTCTACCAGCTGAGACCAAAGGAAGAGAAGTTTGGAACTCTGACAAGAAAAACTGTTGGTGAGAAAAAcctgaacaagaaaaacaaaaccatcttACTTGTAGGtgaaacaggaacaggaaaatCTACTCTGATCAACACTCTGGTCAACTACACCATGGGAGTGAAGTTTGAGGACAACATCTGGTTTGAGATcgtagagagagaggagagaagtcAGTCAGAGAGTCAAACATCAGATGTGATCGTGTACGAGATCTTTGGATTTGAAGATAAAACTCTGCCCTTCTCTCTGACCATCATCGATACTCCTGGATACGGAAACACCAGAGGGATtgaacatgatgtcatcatcagacAAAGATTATTTGACTTGTTCCGTTCAGTTGATGGAGTTCATGAAATTGATGCAGTGGGTCTGGTGCTGAAGGCGAGTGAGAATCGAGTGAGTGAACGACTGATGTACATCTTTGATTCAGTGACGTCTCTGTTTGGAAAAGATCTGGAGGAAAACCTTGTCGCTCTCATCACACACTCAGATGCAACAACACCTGAAAATGCTCTGAAAGCTCTTGAAGCTGCAAACATTAAATGTGCCAAAACTGAGAAGAAACAGCccgttcacttcctgtttaataACAACCAGACcaaacagagaacagcagaaGAACAGCTTGCTTTAGAGTTTGCATGGAAGGtaacagagagaggaatgaaACAATTCACAGACTTCCTGAAAAAATCTAAACCTCAAAAGTTGATAACAACTGTTGAAGTGATGAATGCACACATCAGAATAACAGCCTGCATCAACAACCTGCAGGACAGAATCCAGCTGATTCAACTAAAACAGAACGAGATCCAACAGACTAAAGAAGCTCTGAAGGAACATGAacaagagatgaagaagaatgaAGAGTTCACTGTAGAAGTTGATGAAGTCTACAAAGAGAAAGTTTCTATTGATGGAGGGATGTgggggttgtttttttatgaagcAGCTGTCACCTGTAACATCTGTGAAGAGAACTGTCACTTTCCTGGATGCACAATGGCCTGGAGTCCCAGAGACTGTGAGGTCATGAAAGGAGGTCGCTGTACTGTTTGTACAGGGAAGTGTCCTGCATCAGAtcatgtgaaagaaaagaagaactATGTGAACAAGACCAGGAGAGTTAAGAAGACTAAACAACTTGTGAAACAGAAGTATGAAAAGAATAAGTCAGATCATGAACAAAAGAAGAGCCTTCTGGAAAATCTTCAAACAGAGATGGATGAACTGGAATCAGAGAAGACTCAGCTGCTGAATGAGGTCTACCAACATGTGGAGCATCTAGAGCGGATCGCCCTGAATGTTAATTCATTGTCCACTTATGTCCACTTGGACTTCCTGATTGAGAAAATGGGTAGGATAGGCAAAGAAAAGATCCAGAAACTGAAAGAGATGGCAGGTCGAGTGGATGAAAGAACCAGAGCAACAATGTGGTACATGTATGGTAAACTAAAAGCAGTTAAAGGTGCGACAGGTGAACAACATCAGACAGCTGTGTAG